One Cucurbita pepo subsp. pepo cultivar mu-cu-16 chromosome LG09, ASM280686v2, whole genome shotgun sequence DNA window includes the following coding sequences:
- the LOC111802011 gene encoding uncharacterized protein LOC111802011, whose protein sequence is MENSKENKFVCNFCHKIFTCGKSLGGHIRIHKNEKAPRVAEKQKERTSIVKLQVPIERRRSKRDLESEVANGNSGYGLRENPKITRRFADSVFTSRKEKFCRECGEGFQSSEALCYHLDCHSENKRDNKRLEYDYRIIHQKRDLIGNQSDERVQEAAMSLMMMSKALRFSGLEGLNSVSESSDSKSSSRHFRESDTSTSNSNGRLEMKTHSEYGGENSNSGNFRKELCKKVKLKVSINGPFMDDEYKIPDVKFGVRIGRSSADILKNSMKTQKSYDKVPAASYKYELRKRLRNDLYSPDLWEGSSRKISNDYSIHSGIVRTQHHRESQTRMSNGYEWTHQSGENSVNITTNSISIPAREIIESSSGKNKSQQDTSGNEEKKLGPKRKHKCPICSKAFKSGQALGGHKRSHVVGSLEDASIVTRQESNGVTGLIDLNVPAPMEEEESGRWG, encoded by the coding sequence ATGGAGAATTCTAAAGAAAACAAGTTTGTATGCAACTTTTGCCACAAAATCTTCACATGTGGGAAGTCCTTGGGAGGTCATATAAGAATTCACAAGAATGAGAAAGCACCACGAGTTGCagagaaacaaaaggaaagaacaAGCATCGTGAAGCTTCAAGTTCCAATAGAGAGGAGGAGAAGCAAGAGAGATTTAGAATCTGAGGTTGCCAATGGGAATTCAGGCTACGGATTGAGAGAGAACCCCAAAATAACACGGAGGTTTGCTGATTCGGTATTCACTTCAAGGAAGGAGAAGTTTTGCAGAGAATGTGGCGAAGGGTTTCAGTCCTCAGAAGCTTTGTGTTACCACTTGGATTGTCACTCTGAAAACAAGAGGGATAACAAAAGGCTTGAATACGATTACAGGATCATTCATCAGAAACGGGATCTTATAGGAAATCAATCCGACGAAAGAGTACAAGAAGCGGCAATGAGCTTAATGATGATGTCTAAAGCTTTGAGATTTTCAGGATTGGAAGGTCTGAATTCAGTTTCGGAATCCTCTGATAGCAAATCATCATCTCGCCATTTTAGAGAAAGTGACACATCTACCTCCAACTCTAATGGGAGATTAGAAATGAAGACACATTCTGAATACGGCGGCGAGAATTCCAACTCTGGAAATTTCAGAAAAGAACTCTGCAAGAAGGTTAAATTGAAAGTGTCTATTAATGGACCTTTTATGGATGACGAATATAAGATACCGGATGTCAAATTTGGAGTCAGGATAGGAAGATCAAGTGCAGATATTCTAAAGAATTCGATGAAGACTCAAAAGAGTTATGATAAAGTGCCTGCAGCTTCTTACAAGTACGAGCTAAGAAAGAGGTTGAGAAATGATTTATATAGCCCTGATCTCTGGGAGGGTTCCAGCAGGAAGATAAGTAATGACTATTCAATCCATAGCGGGATAGTTCGTACACAACATCACAGAGAAAGCCAAACAAGAATGAGCAATGGCTACGAGTGGACGCATCAATCAGGTGAAAACAGTGTAAATATCACTACCAATTCCATCTCCATACCGGCTAGGGAGATAATCGAGTCAAGCAGTGGCAAAAACAAGAGTCAACAGGACACTTCTGGaaatgaagagaagaaattagGGCCCAAAAGGAAACATAAGTGCCCAATTTGTTCCAAAGCTTTCAAATCAGGCCAGGCTTTGGGTGGTCATAAGAGGTCCCATGTGGTCGGAAGTTTAGAAGATGCATCTATTGTGACAAGGCAAGAGTCAAATGGGGTCACTGGTCTAATTGATCTTAATGTTCCTGCTCCtatggaagaagaggaaagtgGGAGATGGGGTTAA
- the LOC111801825 gene encoding probable methyltransferase PMT5: MLYALLRDLNRRRFPFRVVLNWIIEGTSEILDMRSSWVNKISVILGSKPPFNWLILCLISVLALIVVLGTSTSNVFDSVSTTPVSDIYTSYRRQKERAAIDLFDLKSLSLATGRLKEFGLCGKERENHVPCYNVTANMLAGYKEGEEYDRHCEVSRTAERCLVRPPKDYKIPLSWPVGRDIIWSGNLKVTKDQLLSSGSPTKRLMLLEENQISFHSEDGDGVKEYSFQIAEMIGLGTDSEFLQAGVRSILDIGCGFGSFGAHLTSMNVMVMCIATYEATGSQVQMALERGLPAMLGNFITKQLPYPSLSFDMVHCAQCEISWNDKGGIFLIEADRLLRPGGYFVLTSPTSKAVGGSLSSKKISILTPLEEITRRLCWTFLAQQYETYIWQKTTDPRCYLSGKQEIVPLCKEGHDTPSYYQPLVPCLSSTTSKRWIPIQNRSSSFRLSSAELEVHGVQSDDYADDLQIWRTALKNYWSLLTPLIFSDHPKRPGDEDPLPPFNMIRNVMDMNAHYGGLNAAFVEQKKTVWVMNVVPVGSPNTLPLILDQGFAGVLHDWCEPFPTYPRTYDLLHANGLLSQLLSSRCSMLEFLVEMDRILRPEGWVILNDKVGPIEKARMLVTHIRWEARVIDFQNGSDQRLLVCQKPFVKK, translated from the exons ATGCTTTATGCTCTGCTTCGAGATTTAAACAGAAGGCGCTTCCCATTTAGAGTGGTTCTGAACTGGATTATTGAAGGTACTTCAGAAATATTGGACATGAGAAGCTCCTGGGTTAATAAAATATCTGTAATCTTGGGCTCCAAACCACCATTCAACTGGTTAATCTTGTGTCTCATCAGCGTGCTTGCATTAATTGTAGTTCTAGGAACGTCTACTTCAAATGTCTTTGATTCAGTTTCTACCACGCCAGTGTCTGACATTTATACTAGTTATAGAAGGCAAAAAGAAAGGGCCGCAATTGATTTGTTTGACTTAAAGTCTCTTTCATTAGCCACGGGTCGACTCAAAGAGTTTGGTCTTtgtggaaaagaaagagaaaaccatGTGCCATGTTACAATGTTACAGCAAATATGTTAGCTGGATACAAAGAAGGGGAGGAGTATGATAGGCACTGTGAAGTGTCCAGAACAGCAGAGCGTTGCCTGGTTCGTCCTCCTAAAGACTACAAGATCCCTCTGAGTTGGCCTGTTGGTAGGGATATAATATGGAGTGGGAATTTGAAGGTAACAAAAGATCAACTTCTGTCTTCTGGGAGCCCTACCAAAAG GTTGATGTTATTAGAAGAGaaccaaatttcttttcaCTCGGAGGATGGTGATGGAGTCAAAGAGTATTCCTTTCAAATCGCAGAGATGATTGGTTTAGGCACTGACTCTGAATTTCTTCAAGCTGGT GTACGCTCGATACTTGATATTGGTTGTGGGTTTGGTAGCTTTGGTGCTCATTTAACATCAATGAATGTAATGGTTATGTGCATTGCGACCTATGAGGCGACTGGCAGTCAAGTTCAAATGGCTCTAGAGAGAGGCCTTCCAGCGATGCTTGGCAACTTTATTACAAAACAGCTTCCATATCCATCCTTGTCATTTGACATGGTTCACTGTGCACAATGTGAAATCTCTTGGAACGATAAAG GTGGGATATTCCTTATTGAAGCCGACCGGTTGCTAAGACCTGGaggttattttgttttaaccTCTCCCACAAGCAAGGCAGTCGGTGGTTCATTGTCTTCCAAGAAGATAAGCATTTTGACACCACTGGAAGAGATTACCCGAAGATTATGTTGGACTTTTTTAGCTCAGCAGTATGAAACTTATATTTGGCAGAAAACTACAGATCCTCGTTGCTATTTATCTGG cAAGCAGGAAATTGTACCACTTTGTAAAGAAGGGCATGATACTCCATCATATTATCAACCTCTGGTACCATGCCTAAGTAGTACTACCAGCAAGCGGTGGATTCCAATCCAGAACAGGTCTTCCAGTTTTCGTTTGAGTTCAGCTGAACTTGAAGTTCATG GCGTTCAATCAGATGACTACGCTGATGACTTACAAATTTGGCGAACGGCTTTGAAAAACTATTGGTCCTTACTTACGCCTTTAATTTTCTCTGACCATCCAAAGAGGCCTGGTGATGAAGATCCATTACCTCCATTTAACATGATACGCAATGTGATGGACATGAATGCTCATTATGGGGGTTTAAATGCTGCGTTTGTGGAGCAAAAGAAAACGGTTTGGGTCATGAATGTTGTGCCTGTTGGATCTCCTAATACGCTTCCCCTCATACTTGATCAAGGTTTTGCTGGTGTTCTGCACGATTG GTGTGAACCTTTCCCCACTTATCCACGAACATATGATTTGCTCCATGCAAATGGGCTCCTCTCACAGCTACTTTCAAGTAGGTGCAGCATGCTTGAATTTCTAGTCGAGATGGATCGTATACTGCGCCCTGAG GGATGGGTTATTCTAAATGACAAAGTGGGACCGATAGAGAAGGCGCGAATGCTTGTTACACATATTCGTTGGGAGGCAAGGGTGATCGACTTTCAGAATGGCAGCGACCAAAGGCTCCTTGTTTGCCAGAAACCATTCGTGAAAAAATGA
- the LOC111801826 gene encoding uncharacterized protein LOC111801826 — protein sequence MESGGKGRDEEQDGMSVHSPCKAPPSSASSLPKEQAQIELELKLLQALEIYPLVKLQGIHRHFVLFGLMEFLRRSFDRQFSSDEVLQLLDRFYNLEMLKPDDEEMEILNHEEDFCLPQTFFVKEES from the exons ATGGAAAGCGGCGGCAAAGGGAgagatgaagaacaagacgGCATGTCTGTACACTCTCCATGCAAAGCTCCTCCGTCATCCGCTTCTTCTCTTCCCaag GAGCAAGCACAGATTGAATTGGAACTCAAACTCTTGCAAGCTCTTGAAATTTATCCACTAGTCAAACTGCAAG GCATACATCGCCATTTTGTTCTCTTCGGGTTGATGGAATTTCTGCGAAGAAG CTTTGATCGTCAGTTCTCTTCTGATGAAGTTCTGCAGTTGTTGGATCGGTTCTATAACCTGGAAATGCTG AAGCCAGACGATGAGGAAATGGAAATTCTGAATCACGAGGAAGATTTCTGCTTACCACAAACCTTCTTTGTCAAAGAAGAGTCTTAA
- the LOC111801827 gene encoding triose phosphate/phosphate translocator, chloroplastic-like gives MASMTSVIQSPIRVCRLPSLPLTPNRTVPASSVVVKCRSLASKALNTPLSPLTENRTVSRSVELCGKAIGLLSSRQPLTSRSVVRRLVVRASAADADGASDGLTGPSKSFAARFPALVTGFYFFMWYFLNVIFNILNKKVYNYFPYPYFVSVIHLLVGVGYCLISWAVGLPKRAPMDKELLLLLTPVSLCHALGHVMSNVSFAAVAVSFTHTIKALEPFFNAAASQFILGHQIPFSLWLSLAPVVLGVSMASLTELSFNWTGFVSAMISNIAFTYRSIYSKKAMTGMDSTNVYAYTSVIALLFCIPPAVMIEGPQLLQHGFKDAIAKVGLQKFLSDLFWIGMFYHLYNQLATNTLERVAPLTHAVGNVLKRVFVIGFSIVVFGNKISTQTGIGTAIAIAGVAIYSLIKANLEEQKRRAAKIPAS, from the exons ATGGCTTCGATGACTAGCGTAATACAGTCTCCGATTCGTGTATGTCGGTTGCCTTCACTTCCATTGACTCCGAATAGAACAGTTCCCGCCAGTTCTGTCGTTGTCAAGTGTCGATCACTTGCTTCTAAAGCTTTGAACACGCCGCTTTCACCGTTGACGGAGAATCGAACTGTTTCCCGGTCGGTGGAGCTATGTGGCAAGGCTATCGGACTCTTAAGCTCTAGACAACCGTTGACGTCTCGTAGTGTTGTTCGTCGGCTGGTCGTGAGGGCGTCTGCAGCTGATGCCGATGGAGCTTCCGATGG GTTGACTGGCCCTTCAAAGAGCTTTGCCGCAAGATTTCCGGCACTTGTTACTGGTTTCTACTTCTTTATGTG GTactttttaaatgttattttcaaCATACTCAACAAAAAAGTCTACAATTATTTCCCATATCCATA CTTTGTCTCTGTCATACATCTTCTTGTTGGAGTTGGATATTGTCTCATTTCTTGGGCTGTAGGTCTGCCAAAACGTGCT CCGATGGATAAGGAGCTCTTGCTGTTATTGACACCAGTTTCGCTATGTCATGCACTTGGACATGTGATGTCAAATGTTTCATTTGCAGCTGTTGCTGTGTCCTTCACTCACACTATCAAAG CCTTGGAGCCATTCTTTAACGCTGCTGCTTCTCAATTTATTTTGGGACATCAAATTCCTTTCAGCTTGTGGCTCTCTCTAGCACCTGTTGTCTTGG GTGTGTCAATGGCATCACTAACGGAGCTTTCCTTCAACTGGACTGGCTTTGTTAGTGCAATGATTTCAAACATTGCATTCACTTATAGAAGTATCTATTCGAAGAAGGCAATG ACAGGAATGGACAGTACGAACGTGTATGCATACACCTCAGTAATTGCTCTTTTGTTTTGCATTCCTCCTGCAGTAATG ATCGAAGGACCGCAGCTACTGCAGCATGGTTTTAAGGATGCCATTGCCAAAGTGGGTCTCCAAAAGTTCCTGTCTGATCTTTTCTGGATTGGAATGTTTTATCATCTATACAATCAG cTTGCCACTAATACTCTTGAACGAGTTGCACCATTAACACATGCTGTAGGAAACGTATTGAAGCGAGTTTTCGTGATTGGGTTCTCCATTGTTGTTTTTG GCAATAAAATCTCAACTCAAACTGGAATTGGTACTGCTATAGCAATTGCCGGTGTCGCCATCTACTCCTTGATTAAAGCAAACTTGGAGGAGCAAAAACGG AGGGCTGCTAAAATTCCAGCATCATAG
- the LOC111801828 gene encoding PLASMODESMATA CALLOSE-BINDING PROTEIN 3, with protein MAVFVFLVFFLALTGQSYANYCLCRDGVSQQVLQKALDYACGAGADCSPILSNGACFQPNTVKDHCSYAVNSYFQRKGQVQGSCDFSGAATPSVSLTASVPSGCVYPSNPSNAGTSPTNSGGTTPGTTNPGMTPSVFGNGISPSGSGAGFNDGSGGVGFNEKMNLLLSVGLTLWLSVLLF; from the exons ATGGCGGTTTTCGTGTTCTTAGTGTTCTTCCTTGCCCTAACCGGTCAATCTT ACGCCAACTATTGCTTGTGTAGAGATGGAGTGAGCCAACAAGTTCTTCAAAAAGCACTGGATTATGCCTGTGGCGCCGGAGCTGACTGTTCTCCGATCCTCTCCAATGGCGCCTGTTTTCAGCCGAACACTGTCAAAGATCACTGCAGCTACGCCGTCAACAGCTATTTCCAGAGAAAAGGTCAAGTCCAGGGAAGCTGTGACTTCTCCGGCGCCGCCACTCCCAGCGTTTCCCTCACCGCCT CTGTGCCCTCCGGCTGCGTCTACCCTTCGAACCCCAG CAATGCGGGAACCTCGCCGACGAACTCCGGCGGAACTACGCCGGGGACGACGAATCCGGGAATGACGCCGTCGGTATTCGGTAACGGAATCAGTCCGAGTGGGAGCGGCGCCGGGTTCAACGACGGGAGCGGTGGCGTGGGTTTCAATGAGAAGATGAACTTGCTTTTGAGTGTGGGCTTAACTCTGTGGCTTTCCGTACTGTTGTTCTAG
- the LOC111801829 gene encoding probable ureide permease A3 isoform X2 produces MYLVESKEGAIACMVLSLFFLGTFPALLTLQERRGRLPQHTFLDYSITNYLAAVIFALTLGQFGNSSPDTPNFIQQLSQVRDNWPSVMFALAGGVALSIGNLSSQYAWPFVGLSVTEVLVCSIIVVIGSTLNYFLDGKINRAEILFPGVACFVIAVFLGCAAHLSNSADNEAKLEHLSADSEKEAVETSPILSHDVESADCSSRGAEAGTADFLIQLESRRSIKVSGRSTLIGLFITFFAGVSLSLFSPAFNLATNDQWHTLKDGIPRLHHSRHI; encoded by the exons ATGTATTTAGTGGAGAGTAAAGAAGGAGCAATAGCTTGTATGGTATTGTCCCTCTTTTTTCTGGGGACTTTCCCTGCACTTTTGACTCTTCAAGAACGGCGAGGGCGTCTCCCTCAGCATACTTTCCTTGATTACTCGATCACAAATTATTTAGCTGCTGTGATCTTTGCTTTGACACTTGGTCAGTTCGGAAACAGCTCACCGGATACTCCTAATTTCATCCAACAGCTTTCTCAG GTGCGAGATAATTGGCCTTCAGTCATGTTTGCGTTGGCCGGTGGTGTAGCGTTGAGTATCGGCAATCTTTCCTCTCAATATGCTTGGCCCTTTGTTGGTTTATCAGTTACAGAAGTGCTCGTTTGCAGCATAATAGTAGTTATAG GCTCAACCTTGAACTACTTTCTTGATGGCAAAATTAATAGAGCCGAGATTCTTTTCCCCGGTGTTGCGTGCTTTGTGATCGCTGTATTTCTTGGCTGTGCTGCTCACTTGTCCAACTCGGCCGATAACGAAGCAAAGCTGGAACACTTGTCTGCTGATTCAGAAAAAGA GGCagttgaaacctctcctatTTTGAGCCATG ATGTGGAGAGTGCCGATTGTTCGAGCCGAGGTGCAGAAGCTGGGACCGCAGACTTTCTTATTCAACTAGAAAGCAGAAGATCCATCAAG GTGTCTGGAAGAAGCACACTAATAGGACTGTTCATAACTTTCTTTGCTGGTgtttccctttctctcttctcaCCTGCATTCAATTTGGCCACAAACGATCAATGGCACACTCTGAAGGATGGCATCCCACGCTT ACATCATTCAAGGCATATCTGA
- the LOC111801829 gene encoding ureide permease 1-like isoform X1, whose protein sequence is MYLVESKEGAIACMVLSLFFLGTFPALLTLQERRGRLPQHTFLDYSITNYLAAVIFALTLGQFGNSSPDTPNFIQQLSQVRDNWPSVMFALAGGVALSIGNLSSQYAWPFVGLSVTEVLVCSIIVVIGSTLNYFLDGKINRAEILFPGVACFVIAVFLGCAAHLSNSADNEAKLEHLSADSEKEAVETSPILSHDVESADCSSRGAEAGTADFLIQLESRRSIKVSGRSTLIGLFITFFAGVSLSLFSPAFNLATNDQWHTLKDGIPRLSVYTSFFYFSTSFFVLAFVLNVVFLYRPMLNLPKTSFKAYLNDWNGRGWTFLAGFLCGFGNGLQFMSGQAAGYAAADSVEAFPLISTFWGIVLFGEYCRSSRKTYVLLVGMLFMFTVAVVVLMASSGNGHERGVRKSCQTSPLCAD, encoded by the exons ATGTATTTAGTGGAGAGTAAAGAAGGAGCAATAGCTTGTATGGTATTGTCCCTCTTTTTTCTGGGGACTTTCCCTGCACTTTTGACTCTTCAAGAACGGCGAGGGCGTCTCCCTCAGCATACTTTCCTTGATTACTCGATCACAAATTATTTAGCTGCTGTGATCTTTGCTTTGACACTTGGTCAGTTCGGAAACAGCTCACCGGATACTCCTAATTTCATCCAACAGCTTTCTCAG GTGCGAGATAATTGGCCTTCAGTCATGTTTGCGTTGGCCGGTGGTGTAGCGTTGAGTATCGGCAATCTTTCCTCTCAATATGCTTGGCCCTTTGTTGGTTTATCAGTTACAGAAGTGCTCGTTTGCAGCATAATAGTAGTTATAG GCTCAACCTTGAACTACTTTCTTGATGGCAAAATTAATAGAGCCGAGATTCTTTTCCCCGGTGTTGCGTGCTTTGTGATCGCTGTATTTCTTGGCTGTGCTGCTCACTTGTCCAACTCGGCCGATAACGAAGCAAAGCTGGAACACTTGTCTGCTGATTCAGAAAAAGA GGCagttgaaacctctcctatTTTGAGCCATG ATGTGGAGAGTGCCGATTGTTCGAGCCGAGGTGCAGAAGCTGGGACCGCAGACTTTCTTATTCAACTAGAAAGCAGAAGATCCATCAAG GTGTCTGGAAGAAGCACACTAATAGGACTGTTCATAACTTTCTTTGCTGGTgtttccctttctctcttctcaCCTGCATTCAATTTGGCCACAAACGATCAATGGCACACTCTGAAGGATGGCATCCCACGCTTGTCGGTCTATACctcatttttctatttctcgACCTCTTTTTTCGTCTTAGCCTTCGTTCTTAACGTCGTTTTCCTTTACCGCCCTATGCTGAACTTACCCAAGACATCATTCAAGGCATATCTGAATGACTGGAATGGTAGGGGTTGGACCTTTTTGGCTGGTTTTTTGTGTGGATTTGGCAATGGTTTGCAGTTCATGAGCGGTCAAGCTGCTGGATATGCTGCAGCAGATTCTGTGGAG GCCTTTCCACTTATAAGCACGTTTTGGGGAATTGTTCTGTTCGGAGAATACTGTAGATCTTCAAGAAAAACATACGTTTTGCTTGTCGGCATGTTGTTTATGTTTACAGTGGCTGTTGTGGTTCTAATGGCTTCATCAGGGAATGGACATGAGAGAGGCGTTAGAAAATCTTGTCAAACCTCACCCCTTTGTGCTGATTAG